One region of Oxalobacteraceae bacterium OTU3CAMAD1 genomic DNA includes:
- a CDS encoding pentapeptide repeat-containing protein, which translates to MIHNNSTVSGVTLGRAELEQHLSQSVRHFDGCAFDDADLSRLDLQGCTFERCTFLGSTLFACKLARSIWLRCRAGGADFESVDAVDARFEGCDLNNTKWRRAKLPSASYRGCKLTGASFEEVSHLGIHFEESLLVGADMRGFSFRKATLKELDLSDAYLAGCDFRDTVFEGGSLRNAVLKLAKFQGADLRGTDIEGVKLADAGMFKGAVISHAQAASFLRELGFIVS; encoded by the coding sequence ATGATACATAACAACTCTACGGTTTCCGGCGTGACGCTCGGCAGGGCGGAACTTGAACAGCACCTGTCGCAATCGGTCCGCCATTTCGATGGCTGCGCCTTCGACGACGCCGATCTGTCGCGGCTCGATTTGCAGGGCTGCACCTTCGAACGCTGCACTTTTCTTGGCTCCACATTGTTCGCTTGCAAGCTGGCCCGCAGCATCTGGCTGCGTTGCCGGGCAGGGGGCGCCGATTTCGAATCGGTCGACGCCGTCGACGCGCGTTTCGAAGGCTGCGACCTGAACAACACCAAGTGGCGGCGCGCCAAGCTGCCATCGGCATCGTATCGCGGCTGCAAGCTGACCGGCGCCTCGTTCGAGGAGGTGTCGCATCTGGGCATACATTTCGAGGAGAGCCTGCTGGTCGGCGCCGACATGCGCGGCTTTTCCTTCCGCAAGGCGACGTTGAAGGAGCTGGACCTGTCCGACGCCTATCTGGCCGGTTGCGATTTCCGCGACACCGTCTTTGAAGGGGGCAGCCTGCGCAACGCGGTGTTGAAGCTGGCCAAGTTCCAGGGCGCGGACCTTCGCGGCACCGATATCGAGGGTGTGAAATTGGCCGACGCCGGAATGTTCAAGGGAGCGGTCATTTCGCATGCCCAGGCGGCCAGTTTTCTGCGGGAACTAGGATTTATCGTCAGCTAG
- a CDS encoding ROK family protein: MITCFDIGGSAIKSAAAGADGQIGELRRVPTPAHDFAAFSAAMKELIAAGGPSRGVAISIAGVIDPADGRIKCANIPCIDGRTLATDLAAELKLPVWIANDADCFALAEAQAGAGRGHANVFGLILGTGVGGGLVIDGRLIGGPGGFAGEWGHGPVAPHFAGTPPQAIPRFACGCGQTGCLDAIGGARGLERVHAALHPGISPLDSRQIIDAWQEGDANAARTIDCFVDILSGPLAMLVNTIGASVLPVGGGLSNSAPLIAMLDQAVRARILRKTGAAIIVQGQSGAEPGLIGAAWLGLAESRKQP, translated from the coding sequence ATGATCACTTGCTTTGACATCGGTGGCAGCGCCATCAAATCCGCCGCCGCCGGCGCCGACGGCCAAATTGGCGAGCTGCGCCGCGTTCCCACACCCGCGCACGACTTTGCCGCTTTCAGCGCCGCCATGAAAGAGCTGATCGCCGCCGGCGGGCCGTCGCGCGGCGTGGCGATCTCCATCGCCGGCGTCATCGACCCCGCCGACGGCCGCATCAAATGCGCCAACATCCCCTGCATCGACGGCCGCACCCTGGCCACCGACCTCGCCGCCGAATTGAAACTCCCGGTGTGGATCGCCAACGACGCCGACTGCTTCGCGCTGGCCGAGGCGCAGGCCGGCGCCGGACGCGGCCACGCCAACGTCTTCGGCCTGATCCTCGGCACCGGCGTCGGCGGCGGCCTGGTGATCGACGGCCGTCTGATCGGCGGGCCTGGCGGCTTCGCCGGCGAATGGGGACACGGCCCGGTTGCGCCCCACTTCGCCGGCACGCCGCCGCAAGCGATCCCGCGCTTCGCTTGCGGCTGCGGCCAGACCGGCTGCCTGGACGCCATCGGCGGTGCGCGCGGACTCGAACGGGTGCACGCCGCCCTCCATCCCGGCATCTCACCGCTCGACAGCCGTCAAATCATCGACGCGTGGCAGGAAGGCGACGCCAATGCCGCCCGCACCATCGACTGCTTCGTCGACATTCTCTCCGGCCCGCTGGCGATGCTGGTCAACACCATCGGCGCGTCGGTGCTGCCGGTCGGCGGCGGCCTGTCCAACAGCGCGCCGTTGATTGCCATGCTCGATCAGGCGGTGCGCGCGCGCATCCTGCGCAAGACCGGCGCCGCCATCATCGTGCAAGGGCAGTCCGGCGCCGAGCCGGGATTGATCGGCGCCGCCTGGCTGGGGCTCGCCGAATCGAGAAAACAACCATGA
- a CDS encoding amino acid ABC transporter permease, producing the protein MRYTDFTAHDILLLLQGAGVSVALFVATTLIGLLIGSSWAVLRYYRTPVLAPFFAAVAELLKNSPVLVQLFLVFFGLPVLLETDITPVQAAVITLSGNTAAFIYVIAVSAIESIGREQLETARVFGLSRWQILRKVVAPQAAAFGLGPLTGLLVNQLQVTSLISVIGVLDLTKIGAILNLRTLKPFIVWTVVGLLYYLMAKLIATTCARLETRLRAHSQWKGL; encoded by the coding sequence ATGCGCTATACCGACTTCACCGCCCACGACATCCTGTTGCTGCTGCAAGGCGCGGGCGTGTCGGTCGCGCTATTCGTCGCCACCACGTTGATTGGCCTGCTTATTGGCTCGAGCTGGGCGGTGCTGCGCTACTACCGCACGCCGGTGCTGGCGCCCTTCTTCGCCGCCGTGGCGGAACTGCTGAAAAACTCGCCGGTGCTGGTGCAGCTGTTCCTCGTCTTCTTCGGCCTGCCGGTGCTGCTGGAGACCGACATCACGCCGGTGCAGGCAGCCGTCATCACCTTGTCCGGCAACACGGCGGCGTTCATCTACGTGATCGCCGTCTCCGCGATCGAATCGATAGGCCGCGAACAGCTCGAAACGGCGCGCGTGTTCGGCTTGAGCCGCTGGCAAATCCTGCGCAAGGTCGTCGCGCCGCAGGCGGCCGCCTTCGGCCTCGGACCGCTGACCGGATTGCTGGTCAACCAGCTGCAGGTGACGTCGCTGATCTCGGTGATCGGCGTGCTCGATCTGACCAAGATCGGCGCCATCCTGAACCTGCGTACGCTCAAGCCGTTTATCGTCTGGACGGTGGTCGGCCTGCTGTACTACCTGATGGCCAAACTGATCGCCACCACCTGCGCGCGTCTGGAAACCCGGCTGCGCGCCCACAGCCAATGGAAAGGCCTGTAG
- a CDS encoding DUF445 domain-containing protein yields MKRDIDIIRQLDDTEDAIKRARLRTMQAVALGLLVLAALLFALARSQHGGHPAWGYLEAFSEAAMIGAIADWFAVTALFRHPLGIPLWHTAIIPNSKDSIGKSLGNFVENHFITEEGIAQRIRQVDIAGRAGRYMQTNAAQLSAWVGPALERLLQMADHDKIRRMLREVATRELARIDLSGLAGDCVEALVAEDQPQQLVDAALDQFVVYLSDPANHPTIEAMVQSAVNTESSVLKYALRKAMPRIIRSTTEKVAEMRLDRSHELRQRLGVWIANSALRLKGDPAWQEAIGRYQQQALTSDTVQDLFDGIWDTLRARLLADLHSETPSIPASARRLVENAGKLLTDNPAVGDSLNRAIEAGSAQLVKKYRGEVGLFIEAQLATWTKEEMSNRIELSIGRDLQFIRINGTLVGGLVGVVIHFIVTLF; encoded by the coding sequence ATGAAACGTGATATCGACATCATCCGCCAACTGGACGACACCGAGGACGCCATCAAGCGCGCCCGGCTGCGCACCATGCAGGCGGTCGCGCTGGGTTTGCTGGTGCTCGCCGCCCTGCTGTTCGCGCTGGCGCGCTCGCAACACGGCGGCCATCCGGCCTGGGGCTATCTGGAGGCGTTCTCCGAGGCGGCCATGATCGGCGCCATCGCCGACTGGTTCGCCGTCACGGCGCTGTTCCGCCATCCGCTCGGCATTCCGCTGTGGCACACCGCCATCATCCCCAACAGCAAGGACAGCATCGGCAAAAGCCTGGGCAACTTTGTCGAAAACCACTTCATCACCGAGGAAGGCATTGCCCAGCGCATCCGCCAAGTCGATATCGCCGGCCGCGCCGGCCGCTACATGCAGACCAACGCCGCGCAACTAAGCGCCTGGGTCGGGCCGGCGCTGGAAAGGCTGCTGCAAATGGCCGACCACGACAAGATCCGCCGCATGCTGCGCGAGGTCGCCACGCGCGAACTGGCGCGCATCGACCTGTCCGGACTGGCAGGCGATTGTGTGGAAGCGCTGGTCGCCGAAGACCAGCCGCAACAGTTGGTGGACGCGGCCCTCGACCAGTTCGTCGTCTACCTGTCCGATCCGGCCAACCACCCGACCATCGAAGCGATGGTGCAAAGCGCCGTCAACACGGAAAGCTCGGTGCTCAAATATGCGTTGCGCAAGGCCATGCCCAGGATTATTCGTTCGACCACCGAGAAAGTGGCGGAGATGCGGCTGGACCGCTCGCACGAGCTGCGCCAGCGGCTGGGCGTGTGGATCGCCAACAGCGCGCTGCGGCTCAAGGGCGATCCGGCCTGGCAGGAGGCCATCGGCCGCTATCAACAGCAGGCGCTGACCAGCGACACGGTGCAGGACCTGTTCGACGGCATTTGGGATACCTTGCGGGCACGGCTGCTGGCCGACCTGCACAGCGAAACGCCGAGCATTCCCGCCAGCGCCCGGCGGCTGGTGGAAAACGCCGGCAAGCTATTGACCGACAATCCTGCGGTGGGAGACAGCTTGAATCGTGCGATCGAGGCCGGCAGCGCGCAGCTGGTCAAAAAGTATCGCGGCGAGGTGGGCCTGTTCATCGAGGCACAACTGGCTACCTGGACCAAGGAGGAAATGAGCAACCGCATCGAACTGTCGATCGGGCGCGACTTGCAGTTCATTCGTATCAACGGCACCCTGGTCGGTGGATTGGTTGGGGTTGTGATCCATTTCATCGTGACGTTGTTCTGA
- a CDS encoding amino acid ABC transporter permease: MTFDPTLLAPYLPDLAAGARLTALACALALAGGLALGVVVALLRASATPLPRRFADIYVDIFRNVPFIVQLFFLFYGLPEIGIELDAFSTGVLALSLAGGAFTSDVIRSGILAIDPGVIEAAQVSGLSRRVIYQKIVLPIALRTSVRPLGSVFVNLILTSSILSAITLNELTGAAKIVAADTFAPFEVYALLLVAYVTLTYLVSLTAGALHRRLNRERALGAN, from the coding sequence TTGACGTTCGACCCCACGCTCCTCGCGCCCTATCTCCCCGACCTCGCGGCCGGCGCACGTCTGACGGCGCTCGCTTGCGCGCTCGCCCTGGCCGGCGGCCTGGCGCTGGGTGTGGTGGTCGCCCTGCTGCGCGCCTCGGCCACCCCGCTGCCGCGCCGTTTTGCCGACATCTACGTCGACATCTTCCGCAACGTCCCTTTCATCGTCCAGCTGTTCTTCCTGTTCTACGGTCTGCCGGAAATCGGCATTGAGCTCGACGCCTTCAGCACCGGCGTGCTGGCGCTGTCGCTGGCCGGTGGCGCATTCACCTCCGACGTTATCCGATCCGGCATCCTGGCGATCGATCCCGGCGTGATCGAAGCGGCCCAGGTCAGCGGCCTGTCGCGCCGCGTCATCTATCAAAAGATCGTGCTGCCGATCGCCTTGCGCACATCGGTGCGGCCGCTCGGTTCCGTGTTCGTCAACCTGATCCTGACGTCGTCCATCCTGTCCGCCATCACCCTCAACGAGCTGACGGGCGCCGCAAAGATCGTCGCCGCCGACACCTTCGCGCCGTTCGAAGTCTACGCCCTGCTGCTGGTGGCTTACGTCACGCTGACCTATCTGGTCTCGCTGACGGCGGGCGCCCTGCACCGCCGCCTTAACCGCGAACGCGCGCTCGGTGCCAACTGA